DNA from Ziziphus jujuba cultivar Dongzao chromosome 2, ASM3175591v1:
GGTTGATTAATTCTTGTTTGTCGTGCAGGTGAAGTGAGGATTGCTGGAAAAATTTAAGTCATAATCCATGTAAAAGGAGGGTAGCAATTATAAGTAATTTATGCCATAACCATATGAATATGAGGGTtcctaaaataatttactaaacctACACTTTATTCTTGTTTGTCATTCATGTGAGATGAGGGTAGCAAAACGTAATTTAtgtcatccatatatatatatatatatatgaatgaggGTTGCACGAATAATTTACTAAATGTGCACTTTATTCTTGTTTGTCATTCAGGTAAAGTGAGGGTTAcaagaataataaattaaaaatttaaaaaaaaaacagaaaaactcATTAAACATGCTTGATTAATTCTTGTTCGCCTGTCAAGTCAAGAAAGGGTTGCAAGAATAGATTCTAAACATCACGCACACTTGATTTTTGCTTGATAgaagggataaaaaaaaatggaaccaaTGAATAAATCTTATATGTTTGTGCatgaagattttcttttttttttttacatatatatataaaaaacttaATTTCATAAGTACTATTgccaaaaaaaactaataataataaggaaaagTGTCATACAATTAATAATGAAacatcaaaaaaaagaaaagaaaaagtaacaaTAAGATAGAAAATCAATTTGTCATGTTCAGTAAAATGTGTTGATCAAAATCCTTAATGTAACAATTTTACACTTTTTCAGCATGCAAAATGCAAATATAAAATGTTATCTTAGCCTATTGTTTTAAAACAGTAATGAGAAACAACGGTTGATTAGTATTGTTCatgaattttggttttggttgtgGATTTAAGGGGCATAATATTGAGCCTACCTCACACGTCAATGATATGTCGTAGTTAGAGGGACGATTTTTATCCTTACACGTCAATAATATGTCAAAGTTAGAAGAATGATCTTTATTCTTGTGAAAGGAGGGTTCTTTATTCTTGTTTGTTGTCATTTGTGTAAAGTGATGGTTGCaagaataataaactaaatacGCTCGATTAATTCTTCTTTGTCAATCAAGTCAAGTAAGAGTTGTAAGAATAGATGATAAACATGTGCACTTATGGTCGACAgaagggataaaaaaaaaaaaaaaaaaaaaaaacgaaaggaAAGAATAACGTTACATATATACTtataagtcttttttttttttttttttcaattaattccCCACGGCCTTCATCAGAAAGACATGGCTTATATCAATTCTCTTATGCTTGTTTATTGATATAAAGAGTGTTGGTTTCATAACCAGAAGATgactttataataataataataatgataataaataaataaataaataaataatcagaaGATGATAATTCATGATAacgtaaaaattataaaattacatcTACCTACGAATAATTAAGAAAGAAATTGGATCTGGGGACCAAAGGACCAAGTGTTTATATACGTACGTGAtgttggaattttatttaattaaaaggaaATGTAAAACAGAGAAATTAAATATCTGATCTGatcttataaaaaatgatattgaaCTTCCAAAAGTGATTCTTTGGCGCTTGACAAAGAAAAGCTAgccagagaaagaaagaaataattaaaatataccgtatatttgattttgtaacttttcGGATCAATGACTTATATGTGAAATACAAATCAGGAAGGAATGAATACGTTACTTTTGTGGCAATCAAAGCTTTGTTAGTGCTACTTTCTTGTTTATATGGCACGCAATAGATTCCTAGCTTTTACATTCTTACAGTTACTTACGATTGAAGCAAATTTCTAATTAGCTCCATGTATATATTTGGCAAAGGTAGATCAtatccatctctctctctctctctctctctctctctctctctctctccctttctaAAACTTTGAACATTATCATTACATTCAGCTTAATTTCCTTTCTACCCGTTCAACCAACCAATGGCAGATCCAATCGTCTCTACCGTTGTCGGGAATATCATTGGACGGTTGAGCCCTGAAGCCGTGAAAAAATTTGGATCGCTGTGGGGAGTAAAAAAGGAGCTCGAAGAACTCAAAAAAGCCATTTTAAGCATCAAAGTACTGGTGTTTGAAGCAGAGAAGAAGCTGCAGGCTGTCCATGCCAATGACAGAATTCAAGTTACAAGGTGGCTGAAGAGGCTAGAAGATGCTGTTGTTGATGCTGATGACTTGTTGGACGAATTCTCCTCCTATGACGCTCAACGGCAAATGGGGATCATGGCTGACTGTAAGGAGGTGACAAAGAAGGTATGTACTACTTTCTTGTCAGCCTCGAATAAATTACTACTTGCTGGCTTTCGTCgtgaaaaaatcaaaagtaTGCATGATAGACTAGTTTCGATTAGAGATGATAGAAAATTCCATTTGGAGGTGAATAATACAATTAATGTCACTCCTTCTGACAATGAGGGCAGAGAAAAGATGGCAATCATGGAATGTCTATTGGATCCCAAAATTAATGAAGGAAATAATGTATCAGTATTTGCCACGGTTCATTACCGGTCGTCCGACAAAAGTGCACTTGTTAGGGGAGTGTTTGATGATGAGAAGGTCGTAAATCATTTTGACTTGAGAATGAGGTTTGACGTCGAGGATTTAAATTTGAATGAGAGAAGAGTCATTGAAAGAATATTAAAATCTGCAACTAACAAAGATTATGAAAAGAACATAGAGATGGATCAGTTACATAAGGAACTTTGTGAAATAATTGAGGGAAAACGTTATCTCCTTGTACTCTATATAGACAATAGCAACGGTGAAATATGTGGGCAAAGTTTGAAATCTTTATTCTTAGGCGATTGTGCAAATGGGAGTAAAATAATAGTAGCTTCATGGGGAATAAAAGCTGTTGCAGATTTTATGAGTGCAGTGGAACCATATATTTATAAGAGATCATTAGATCCAGAAGAATCTTGGAATCTATTTAAAAATGTGGTTTCTAAGAATAACGGACAGGAGGAAGAGGCGAAGGCAATGATGAATAATCCCAAAATTGTGGAAATTGGAAAAAGCATTGTTGAGAGGTGTAGAGGGAATCCTTTTACCATAAGGACAATTGGGAGGATGTTGTTGTCGGATATGGAAtctgagaataataataataataatcttgtaGAAGCAAAATATTGGTTCTCCAGCTTCctggaaaaattttcaaaaatcccTCAACAACATATTAATACGTTACTAGTGCTAAAACCTGGTTGTTATGATATTCTCCCATTGCCTTTGAAACGTTGCTTTCTCTACTACTGTAGATTATTCCCTAAAGGATTTGAAATTGCGGGTGGAACATTATTAGATCTTTGGGTGGCACAAGGGTTTATTTATTCTGATTCATCACCAGAAAAATCTATGAAGCATGCGGCTTATGAGTACTTTAAAGATCTCGAGGACAAGTACTTCTTCGAGTCAACCATGAGGGATGACTATTACCGGGACAGGTCTTTTGAAACTAAAAAGAGGACATTCTGCGTGCCAGACCCCATGCACGAGCTTGGAATTCTTGTATCGGGAGCGACAAGATCAACTCAATATGTATCTTTTGAATTAGAATCATCATCAAAAGTTCCAACTTCAGTAGCGTTTCAAGCAAAAAGACTTCGAGCATTAATTGTTTTCCGTAAGGATAAGTTGGGCAGGGAAACTGAAAAGGGACTAAGTCAGTCAATCTGTGATAAGATTACCACAGATTATAAATTGTTACGTGTGTTGACTTTGCATAATTCAGGGGTGCCAAATTCTATTGGTAACTTGAAGCATCTAAGATATCTGGATATTTCTGGAAATCCAGATATCAAGGCATTGCCCAATTCTATTACAATGCTCCATTGTTTGACAACGCTAAAGCTGTCCAAATGTTATGGACTCAAAGAGTTGCCAAGAGATATTAAGAAACTAATCAACCTCGAACATCTTTGGATTAATTGGTGCTACAGTTTGACTTATATGCCTCGTGGACTGGGTCAGCTAACTCAGCTTCAGACGTTATCAGCATTTGTGTTATCGAATTATAAGAAGGGCAATATTGGGAATTCATGTTCCCTAAAAGAATTGGCGAAGCTGAACAATTTGAGAGGAGAgcttagaattaaaaatttgggaaattCAGAAGATGATTATTCTTACAAAATATTGGAGGCGAAAGAGCATCTTAGCTCCTTAACACTGTCTTGGGATTCCACTGCTAATGTGGGGGTCGACAATGCCAGTAAAAGTAATGCAACACCTGAAAAGCAATTGGAATGCCTGGAGCCGCACCCAAA
Protein-coding regions in this window:
- the LOC125422357 gene encoding putative disease resistance protein RGA1, which gives rise to MADPIVSTVVGNIIGRLSPEAVKKFGSLWGVKKELEELKKAILSIKVLVFEAEKKLQAVHANDRIQVTRWLKRLEDAVVDADDLLDEFSSYDAQRQMGIMADCKEVTKKVCTTFLSASNKLLLAGFRREKIKSMHDRLVSIRDDRKFHLEVNNTINVTPSDNEGREKMAIMECLLDPKINEGNNVSVFATVHYRSSDKSALVRGVFDDEKVVNHFDLRMRFDVEDLNLNERRVIERILKSATNKDYEKNIEMDQLHKELCEIIEGKRYLLVLYIDNSNGEICGQSLKSLFLGDCANGSKIIVASWGIKAVADFMSAVEPYIYKRSLDPEESWNLFKNVVSKNNGQEEEAKAMMNNPKIVEIGKSIVERCRGNPFTIRTIGRMLLSDMESENNNNNNLVEAKYWFSSFLEKFSKIPQQHINTLLVLKPGCYDILPLPLKRCFLYYCRLFPKGFEIAGGTLLDLWVAQGFIYSDSSPEKSMKHAAYEYFKDLEDKYFFESTMRDDYYRDRSFETKKRTFCVPDPMHELGILVSGATRSTQYVSFELESSSKVPTSVAFQAKRLRALIVFRKDKLGRETEKGLSQSICDKITTDYKLLRVLTLHNSGVPNSIGNLKHLRYLDISGNPDIKALPNSITMLHCLTTLKLSKCYGLKELPRDIKKLINLEHLWINWCYSLTYMPRGLGQLTQLQTLSAFVLSNYKKGNIGNSCSLKELAKLNNLRGELRIKNLGNSEDDYSYKILEAKEHLSSLTLSWDSTANVGVDNASKSNATPEKQLECLEPHPNMSELALVGYEGIKFSGWLSSLRNLRNFSLRKCNCQHLSPLSQLPSLRVLILDQMTNLEYIISKDVVFDSSAEDNLLTSLYEIRLTELPNLEGWWQEEHPTTTSSSPSSLPSFRRLRRLVIEDCPKLRSMPLYRNLRDYLVLDNTSFDTFQHTINACRSDSSFPFLRWLKTLCIIGIKKLDISQCDNIKWERFRNLRFLRLDYLPKLDKLPDGLQHLTRLEQLHIWRCNIKTLPEWIGNFKSLKNLGISVCPYLNSLPQALESLHRLETLEIEDCAIIFQRCQRETGKDWDKIQHIPNLKMRQPQSSLSPRF